One window of the Dryobates pubescens isolate bDryPub1 chromosome 13, bDryPub1.pri, whole genome shotgun sequence genome contains the following:
- the BLTP2 gene encoding bridge-like lipid transfer protein family member 2, with the protein MPPPLAAVLFGLVVVALLAGLLARWLACRLAVSWCRQKLHAELKIGSFGFFWAQNISLKFQREQQTVEIDNVWISSKLSRELPRYFELCFGEVRIRTDLQKGPGSQPSVPEAPREANGNESKADLTLKPSLLRLLSQLFSIHMDSINVMVLHVATSESLWHIQASKARLLLNGNGKSLTCEVSLTKVNSKVLRSSQLDDACLAELTLAFSLSLEISSKQQLVGVRLRVWTLQAELHEGLFCSPLLHRVAAGAQHSSTEEQHSADPRKPLKSLSLLSRDTLQLIPRRVEVKLENTSTVLSMNSQKRHLTWSLKLLQFLYQREEEQIPLRNFTPTSDLDQMSVDLQLEDGLLLSQSRQRIVCLNSLKTSLQVTAIDLSAAVLLNTCIIHYRHQEFSPWLGLLAQEYRCQAVPVPNQGHKGRSYPQIIAPIILCASLSNVNVSVQLGDTPPFALGFNSISADYQHLRPQSVHQRVVLAVDHLCWRVGNDSHIQRAPHPPNMHVWGEALILDSFNLQGSYNQPLGMSSAQSDTLFLDCTIRGLQVESSDTCTECLARVLPLFFLRPNGAELSRQPPSASSEPWGLLWKVDLKVEDVNLFTLSALVGALELRLDTLTVLGSAESCTVSVQGMVLALVKSITEKMQPCCKAPAIPNPVANLSMLSVTYHSSIRSLEVQCGEGLAVLWSPPDHMHLYHHTLATLQCHEALRSALGHGTPPSLPPESPVPHPATPTETPGPLQPDGSSQKRLLSLSLELSSAKLTAFVSEANYISMAAERTSVSWHGGALHGYCPELAAGFDGHSIFSFKEVEVKLLPELEEVILHRCTFPTLRTLRNRGWAFSFASVTIEFPYQYDFSRTLDAAVGVQKWLKGLHRRGHPASTALPPDLLLKVTHFSWVFLDDVFEVKLRDNYELMKDESKESAKRLQLLDAKVAALRKQHGELLPARKIEELYASLEKKNIEIYIQRSRRLYANTPMRRALLTWTLAHLELVAMADESFHGTERVLEQMRDMDSVSPFPAEGLEMVTQWCRMMKGRVGSFFVRIRDYPRYLFEIRNWQLSGRLIGAEQCGQACSRRRQVLKLGLPWGDATVERNMPPLKFYHDFHSEISQYTIVWGPCWDPAWTLIGQCVDLLTKPSEDPSAPLPWWDKSRLLFHGDWHMDIEQANLHQLATEDPYNTTENMHWEWNHLSFHWKPGQFVFKGNLDINVRTASKYDDCCFLHLPDLCMTLDLQWLCHGNPHDHHGVVLRSPEFLPEVPVGQQYDSYRAFRSENLNLSIRMDLTRPSEEHSQPRILLYSSTLRWMQNFWATWTSVTRPICRGKLFNNMKPSKKKLGQHYKQLSYTALFPRLQVHYWASFAQQRGIQVECCQGHIFTRGTQRLIPQAGTVMRRLISEWSITQMVSDLSQVTVHLMASTCDENADHRLDTLVKKTHLLSLSSLTYQRHSNRTAEEELPLRDGDDGFHTHQLHLVDLRASWTTTNRDIAFGLYDGYKKAAVLKRNLSTEALKGLKIDTQLQAKKLKRGPLSAHSAPAKVTAPITSGRPERASSGGAYMLQKLIEETDKFVVFTEEESGASEQLCGIAACQTDDIYNRNCLIELVNCQMVLRGAETEGCVIVSAAKAQLLQCQHHPAWYGDTLKQKTSWTCLLDGMQYFATTESSPTEREHGQLWLEVKNIEEHRQRSLDSVQELMESGQAVGGMVSTTTDWNQPSEAQQTQQVQRIISRCSCRMYYISYSHDIDPELATQIKPPETPANQEKEDLLKKQQGAVDTFTLIHHDLEISTNPAQYAMILDIVNNLLLHVEPKRKEHSEKKQRVRFQLEISSNPEEQRNSILHLQEAVRQHVAQIRQLEKQMYSNVKSLQDDSKNETLLDLNHRLQQQLSQEKADLQLESEELNILIRCFKDFQLQRANKMELRKQPEDVSVARRTEFYFAQARWRLTEEDGQLGIAELELQRFLYSKVNKSDDTAEHLLELGWVTMNNLLPNAVYKVVLRPQSSCQSGRQLALRIFSKVRPPVGGISIKEHFEVNVVPLTIQLTHQFFHRMMGFFFPGRNVEEEEVGDEEDKSKLVTTGIPVVKPRQLIVADDSLGPGKGVAQGLNRTSGVRRSFRKAPEHPVDDIDKMKERAAMNNSFIYIKIPQVPLCVSYKGEKNSVDWGDLNLVLPCLEYHNNTWTWLDFAMAVKRDSRKALVAQVIKEKLRLKPAAGAETRGKLESKSDGAIQQQEEDEKARLLIGLSMGEKNPSKKSIFGRRK; encoded by the exons ATGCCGCCGCCGCTGGCCGCCGTCCTGTTCGGCCTCGTCGTCGTCGCGCTGCTCGCCGGGCTGCTGGCGCG ATGGCTGGCATGTCGCCTGGCTGTCAGCTGGTGCCGACAGAAGCTTCATGCAGAGCTGAAGATTGGTTCTTTTGGCTTCTTCTGGGCCCAGAACATCAGCCTCAAGTTCCAGCGGGAGCAGCAGACTGTG GAGATTGACAACGTCTGGATCTCCAGTAAACTGAGCCGGGAGCTGCC GCGCTACTTTGAGCTGTGTTTTGGCGAGGTGCGAATCCGCACAGATCTCCAGAAGGGCCCTGGGTCGCAGCCATCTGTCCCGGAGGCTCCCAGAGAAGCCAATGGAAACGAAAGCAAAGCAGATCTGACTCTTAAACCCTCCTTGCTCAGGCTCCTCAGCCAG CTCTTTTCCATCCACATGGATTCCATCAACGTCATGGTTCTGCATGTGGCCACCTCGGAGTCTCTCTGGCACATCCAGGCCAGCAAGGCGCGTCTCCTCCTGAATGGCAATGGGAAGAG CCTGACATGTGAGGTGAGCTTGACAAAGGTGAACAGCAAAGTGCTCCGGAGCAGCCAGCTG GATgatgcctgcctggcagagttGACCCTGGCATTCTCCCTCTCGCTGGAGatcagcagcaaacagcagctggtGGGCGTCAGGCTACGTGTCTGgaccctgcaggcagagctgcatgaAGGACTTTTCTGCAGCCCACTGCTGCACCGTGTTgctgctggggcccagcacagcagcacagaggaacagcacagtgcag ACCCAAGGAAGCCTTTGAAGTCCCTGTCTCTGCTGAGCAGGGACACGCTGCAGCTTATCCCCAGAAGGGTGGAGGTGAAGCTGGAAAACACCAGCACAGTGCTGTCTATGAACAGCCAGAAGAG gcacctcacctggagcctgaagctgctgcagtttctgtATCAGCGTGAAGAGGAGCAAATCCCACTGCGCAACTTCACGCCCACCTCAGACCTGGACCAAATGAGTGTAGACCTCCAGCTGGAGG ATGGCCTTCTCCTGTCCCAGAGTCGCCAACGCATTGTGTGCCTCAATTCCCTGAAGACCAGCCTGCAG GTCACAGCCATTGacctctcagctgctgtgctgctcaacacCTGCATCATCCACTACCGCCACCAAGAGTTTTCGCCCTGGCTGGGCCTGTTGGCACAAGAATAcaggtgccaggcagtgcctgtCCCCAACCAAGGGCACAAGGGAAG GAGCTATCCCCAGATCATAGCACCCATCATCCTATGTGCCTCGCTGTCTAATGTCAATGTGTCAGTGCAGCTGGGAGACACACCACCCTTCGCCTTGGGCTTCAACTCCATCTCTGCAG ACTACCAGCACCTGCGGCCGCAGAGCGTGCACCAGCGtgtggtgctggctgtggaCCACCTCTGCTGGCGTGTGGGCAATGACTCACACATCCAGCGTGCCCCACATCCCCCCAACATGCATGTCTGGGGAGAAGCCCTCATCCTTGACTCCTTCAACCTGCAG GGCAGCTACAACCAGCCCTTGGGCATGTCCAGTGCCCAGTCAGACACACTGTTTCTGGACTGTACCATTCGGGGGTTGCAAGTAGAGTCATCTGACACCTGCACCGAGTGCCTGgccagggtcctgcccctgttCTTCCTGCGGCCCAATGGAGCTGAACTCTCCAGGCAGCCACCCTCTGCCTCAAgcgagccctgggggctgctctggaaGGTGGATCTGAAGGTGGAGGATGTGAACCTTTTCACACTCTCAGCTCTTGTAG GTGCCCTGGAGCTGCGCCTGGACACGCTGACtgtcctgggcagtgctgagagctgcaCGGTCAGCGTCCAGGGCATGGTGCTGGCCTTGGTGAAGAGCATTACGGAAAAGATGCAGCCATGCTGCAAAGCTCCTGCCATCCCCAACCCAGTGGCCAATCTGTCCATGCTGTCTGTCACGTACCACAGTAGCATTCGCTCGCTGGAG GTGCAGTGTGGcgaggggctggcagtgctatGGAGCCCACCTGACCACATGCACTTGTACCATCACACCTTGGCCACCCTGCAGTGCCACGAAGCCTTGCGGAGTGCCCTTGGCCATGGGacacctccatccctgcccccaGAGAGCCCAGTGCCCCACCCAGCCACTCCTACTGAGACTCCAGGGCCCCTCCAGCCAGATGGGTCCTCCCAGAAAAGACTTCTGTCCCTGTcgctggagctgagctctgccaagCTGACAGCCTTTGTCTCTGAGGCCAACTACATTAGCATGGCTGCCGAACGGACCTCTGTGAGCTGGCACGGTGGTGCCCTGCATGGCTACTGCCCTGAGCTGGCCGCTGGCTTTGATGGACACAGCATCTTCAGCTTCAAGGAGGTGGAGGtgaagctgctgccagagctggaggaagTCATCTTGCACCGCTGCACCTTCCCCACCCTCCGCACCCTCCGTAACCGCGGCTGGGCCTTCTCTTTTGCCAGTGTGACCATAGAGTTCCCTTACCAGTACGACTTCTCCCGCACGCTGGACGCTGCTGTGGGTGTGCAGAAATGGCTGAAAGGCCTGCACCGGCGTGGGCACCCTGCCAGCACGGCGCTGCCCCCTGACCTCCTGCTCAAAGTCACCCATTTCTCCTGGGTCTTCCTGGACGACGTTTTTGAGGTCAAGTTACGAGATAACTATGAGCTGATGAAGGATGAGAGCAAGGAGAGCGCCAAGCGtttgcagctgctggatgcCAAGGTGGCCGCCCTGCGCAAGCAGCAcggtgagctgctgcctgcccggaAGATCGAGGAGCTCTATGCCTCCTTGGagaagaagaacattgagatcTACATCCAGCGCTCACGACGCCTCTATGCCAATACACCCATGCGGAGGGCCCTCCTCACCTGGACCTTAGCCCACTTGGAGCTGGTGGCCATGGCTGACGAGTCCTTCCATGGCACAGAACGTgtgttggagcagatgagggacATGGATAGTGTCAGCCCGTTCCCTGCCGAGGGCCTGGAGATGGTCACCCAGTGGTGCCGCATGATGAAGGGCAGAGTTGGCAGCTTCTTCG tgcgGATCCGTGACTACCCTCGCTACCTCTTTGAGATccggaactggcagctctctggcCGGCTGATCGGGGccgagcagtgtggccaggccTGCTCCCGACGCCGTCAGGTCCTgaagctggggctgccctggggggatGCCACAGTGGAGAGGAACATGCCACCCTTGAAGTTCTACCATGACTTTCACT CTGAGATCTCCCAGTACACCATTGTGTGGGGGCCTTGCTGGGACCCAGCCTGGACCCTGATCGGGCAGTGCGTGGATCTCCTCACCAAGCCCTCAGAGGACCCCAGTGCCCCGTTGCCCTGGTGGGACAAGAGCCGCCTTCTTTTCCATGGGGACTGGCACATGGACATTGAACAGGCCAACCTGCACCAGCTGGCCACTGAG GACCCCTACAACACCACAGAGAACATGCACTGGGAGTGGAACCATCTCTCCTTCCACTGGAAGCCTGGGCAGTTTGTCTTCAAGGGCAACCTGGACATCAACGTCCGGACAGCCTCCAA GTATGAtgactgctgcttcctgcacctGCCTGACCTGTGCATGACACTGGACCTGCAGTGGCTGTGCCATGGCAACCCCCATGACCACCATGGTGTGGTTCTGCGCTCCCCTGAGTTCCTGCCTGAGGTGCCAGTAGGGCAGCAGTATGATTCCTACCGTGCCTTCCGCTCTGAGAACCTCAACCTCTCCATCCGGATGGATCTGACACGGCCCAGTGAGG AGCACTCCCAGCCCAGGATCCTGCTCTACAGCAGCACCCTCCGCTGGATGCAGAACTTTTGGGCCACATGGACCAGTGTGACACGCCCCATCTGCCGTGGGAAGCTCTTCAACAACATGAAACCCAGTAAGAAGAAGCTGGGACAGCATTACAAGCAGTTGTCTTACACTGCACTCTTCCCTCGGCTGCAG GTGCATTACTGGGCCTCCTTTGCCCAGCAGCGGGGGATCCAGGTGGAGTGCTGCCAGGGGCACATCTTCACTCGTGGCACCCAGCGGCTCATCCCACAAG CTGGCACGGTGATGCGACGCCTCATCTCGGAGTGGAGCATCACGCAGATGGTGAGTGACCTGAGCCAGGTCACCGTCCACCTCATGGCCTCCACTTGTGATGAGAATGCTGACCACCGGCTCGACACCCTGGTGAAGAAAACACATCTGCTGAGCCTGTCCTCCCTCACCTACCAGCGGCACAGCAACCGCACAGCTGAGGAG gagctgcccctgcgGGATGGGGATGATGGTTTCCACACGCACCAGCTGCACTTGGTGGACCTGCGGGCATCCTGGACCACCACCAACCGGGACATTGCCTTTGGCCTCTACGATGGCTACAagaaggcagctgtgctcaAGCGCAACCTGTCCACTGAGGCCCTGAAGGGACTGAAGATTGACACACAGCTCCAAGCTAAGAAGCTGAAACGAGGCCCACTCTCTGctcactctgcccctgccaAAGTGACTGCTCCCATCACCAGTGGCCGTCCTGAGAGAGCATCCTCGGGAG gggcctacatgctgcagaagctcaTTGAGGAGACAGACAAGTTCGTGGTCTTCACAGAGGAGGAATCAGGAGCtagtgagcagctgtgtggcaTCGCCGCCTGCCAAACCGACGACATCTACAACCGCAACTGCCTCATTGAGCTGGTCAACTGCCAG ATGGTGCTCCGTGGTGCAGAGACAGAGGGCTGTGTGATCGTGTCTGCTGCAAaggcccagctgctgcagtgtcagCACCATCCTGCCTGGTACGGGGACACACTGAAGCAGAAGACCTCGTGGACCTGCTTGCTAGATGGCATGCAGTACTTTGCCACAACAGAGAGCAGTCCCACTGAGAGGGAGCAtgggcagctctggctggag GTGAAAAATATTGAAGAGCATCGGCAGCGGAGCCTGGACTCAGtgcaggagctgatggagagcgggcaggcagtggggggcaTGGTCAGCACCACCACAG ACTGGAACCAGCCCTCAGAAGCCCAGCAGACCCAGCAGGTACAGAGGATCATCTCTCGCTGCAGCTGCCGCATGTACTATATCAGCTACAGCCATGACATCGACCCTGAGCTGGCCACACAGATAAAGCCCCCTGAGACTCCTGCTAACCAGGAGAAAGAGGATctgctgaagaagcagcagg gagctgtggatACATTCACACTGATCCACCACGACCTGGAGATCTCCACCAACCCTGCGCAATATGCCATGATCCTTGACATAGTCAACAACCTGCTACTGCATGTAGAGCCCAAGCGCAAG GAGCACAGTGAGAAGAAGCAGCGGGTGCGCTTCCAGCTAGAAATCTCCAGCAACCCTGAGGAGCAGCGCAACAGTATCCTACACCTACAAGAGGCTGTGAGGCAACACGTCGCCCAGATCCGGCAGCTGGAAAAGCAGATGTACTCCAATGTGAAG TCCCTGCAGGATGACAGCAAAAATGAGACCCTGCTCGACCTcaaccacaggctgcagcagcagctgagccaggagaAAGCTGACCTGCAGCTGGAGAGTGAGGAGCTGAACATACTGATCAG GTGCTTCAAGGACTTCCAGCTGCAGCGAGCCAACAAGATGGAGCTGCGAAAGCAGCCAGAGGACGTGAGTGTGGCACGGAGGACTGAGTTCTACTTTGCCCAGGCACGCTGGCGCCTGACTGAGGAGGATGGGCAGCTGGGCATAGCTGAGCTGGAGCTCCAACGCTTCCTCTACAGCAAG GTCAACAAGTCTGACGACACGGCTGAGCATCTGCTGGAGCTAGGCTGGGTCACGATGAACAACCTCCTCCCCAATGCTGTGTACAAG GTGGTGCTGCGtccccagagctcctgccagTCTGGGCGGCAGCTGGCACTGAGAATTTTCAGCAAGGTTCGGCCACCGGTGGGAGGCATCTCCATCAAGGAGCACTTtgag gtgAATGTGGTACCCCTCACCATCCAGCTCACCCACCAGTTCTTCCACAGGATGATGGGTTTCTTCTTCCCTGGCCGCaatgtggaggaggaggaggtgggcgATGAGGAAGACAAGTCCAAGCTGGTGACAACAG GGATCCCTGTTGTGAAGCCGCGGCAGCTGATTGTGGCTGATGACTCTCTGGGCCCAGGGAAAGGAGTTGCTCAGGGACTGAATCGGACATCAGGGGTCAGAAGATCATTCCGAAAAGCACCTGAG CATCCTGTGGATGACATCGACAAGATGAAGGAGCGTGCAGCCATGAACAATTCCTTCATCTACATCAAGATCCCACAGGTGCCACTCTGCGTCAGCTACAAG GGTGAGAAGAACAGCGTGGACTGGGGTGACCTGAACCTGGTGCTGCCATGCCTGGAGTACCACAACAACACATGGACGTGGCTGGACTTTGCCATGGCAGTGAAAAGGGACAGCCGCAAAGCCTTGGTGGCACAG GTGATCAAAGAGAAGCTGCGCCTGAAGCCAGCAGCGGGTGCAGAGACCCGGGGGAAGCTGGAGAGCAAATCAGATGGGGCCAtccagcagcaagaggaggaTGAGAAGGCACGGCTGCTCATCGGGCTCAGCATGGGCGAGAAGAACCCCAGCAAGAAGTCGATCTTTGGCAGGCGTAAATGA
- the RSKR gene encoding ribosomal protein S6 kinase-related protein isoform X2 — translation MGATSSGPGPAPAPVRPPQGRAVGSWVRALLGRAGSVPVPGSGLALAPRGPTEESPLPGWPLPQLVSLFLPEFPVRPSARQPQLKILGFVAKGSFGTILKVLDCGREKVCAVKVVPKVEVLRRDTLKQCKEEVSIQRQVRHPFVHGLGDSWQGHSHLFIMYLHDLGIMHRDVKMENILLDERGHLKLTDFGLSRHLQWGERAHTICGTLQYMAPEVLSGGPYSHAADWWSLGVLLFALASGEFPVAPAEDHTAMLERVKESSYESPSTFSPALARLLAELLCHNPLRRLRYLHHFQGHPFFRGVAFDADLLQKDPVAVAVASRPSEQPPLDPAAFADFDCDLMASPGRPWPG, via the exons ATGGGAGCAACGAGCagcggccccggcccggccccagcTCCGGTGCGGCCCCCCCAG GGCCGCGCCGTGGGGTCATGGGTGCGGGCACTGCTGGGCCGCGCCGGGTCGGTACCGGTACCGGGGTCGGGGCTCGCGCTGGCCCCACGGGGCCCCACCGAGGAGTCGCCGTTGCCTGGGTGGCCGCTGCCGCAGCTCGTCTCGCTTTTCCTGCCGGAGTTCCCGGTCCGCCCCTCCGCCCGCCAGCCGCAGCTCAAG atACTGGGTTTTGTGGCCAAAGGCTCCTTTGGGACCATCCTTAAAGTGCTGGACTGTGGGCGGGAGAAGGTCTGCGCTGTGAAG GTCGTGCCTAAAGTGGAGGTGCTGCGCCGTGACACCCTCAAGCAGTGCAAGGAAGAAGTCAGCATCCAG AGACAGGTCAGGCACCCATTTGTCCAtgggctgggggacagctgGCAGGGCCACAGCCACCTCTTCATCA TGTACCTCCATGACCTAGGCATCATGCACAGAGATGTGAAG ATGGAGAACATCCTCCTGGATGAGAGAG GGCACCTCAAGCTCACTGACTTTGGCCTCTCACGGCACCTGCAGTGGGGTGAGCGAGCCCACACTATCTGTGGCACCCTGCAGTACATGG ccccagaggtGCTGAGCGGGGGCCCCTACAGCCATGCAGCTGATTGGTGGTCCCTGGGAGTCCTGCTATTTGCTCTGGCCAGTGGGGAG TTCCCCGTGGCACCAGCAGAGGACCATACGGCTATGCTGGAGCGTGTCAAAGAGAGCAGCTATGAGAGCCCATCCACGTTCAGTCCTGCGCTGGCCCGGCTGCTTGCCGAG CTGTTGTGCCACAACCCCCTGCGCCGCCTGCGCTACCTCCACCACTTCCAGGGCCACCCCTTCTTCCGTGGGGTAGCCTTCGACGCTGACCTGCTGCAGAAGGACCCGGTGGCAGTGGCAGTGGCCTCACGCCCCTCCGAGCAGCCCCCACTTGACCCTGCCGCCTTCGCTGACTTCGACTGCGACCTCATGGCCTCCCCGGGCCGgccctggcctggctga
- the RSKR gene encoding ribosomal protein S6 kinase-related protein isoform X1 has product MGATSSGPGPAPAPVRPPQGRAVGSWVRALLGRAGSVPVPGSGLALAPRGPTEESPLPGWPLPQLVSLFLPEFPVRPSARQPQLKILGFVAKGSFGTILKVLDCGREKVCAVKVVPKVEVLRRDTLKQCKEEVSIQRQVRHPFVHGLGDSWQGHSHLFIMCTYCSTGDLYALWRAAGSFTEATVRLFAAELVLVLVYLHDLGIMHRDVKMENILLDERGHLKLTDFGLSRHLQWGERAHTICGTLQYMAPEVLSGGPYSHAADWWSLGVLLFALASGEFPVAPAEDHTAMLERVKESSYESPSTFSPALARLLAELLCHNPLRRLRYLHHFQGHPFFRGVAFDADLLQKDPVAVAVASRPSEQPPLDPAAFADFDCDLMASPGRPWPG; this is encoded by the exons ATGGGAGCAACGAGCagcggccccggcccggccccagcTCCGGTGCGGCCCCCCCAG GGCCGCGCCGTGGGGTCATGGGTGCGGGCACTGCTGGGCCGCGCCGGGTCGGTACCGGTACCGGGGTCGGGGCTCGCGCTGGCCCCACGGGGCCCCACCGAGGAGTCGCCGTTGCCTGGGTGGCCGCTGCCGCAGCTCGTCTCGCTTTTCCTGCCGGAGTTCCCGGTCCGCCCCTCCGCCCGCCAGCCGCAGCTCAAG atACTGGGTTTTGTGGCCAAAGGCTCCTTTGGGACCATCCTTAAAGTGCTGGACTGTGGGCGGGAGAAGGTCTGCGCTGTGAAG GTCGTGCCTAAAGTGGAGGTGCTGCGCCGTGACACCCTCAAGCAGTGCAAGGAAGAAGTCAGCATCCAG AGACAGGTCAGGCACCCATTTGTCCAtgggctgggggacagctgGCAGGGCCACAGCCACCTCTTCATCA TGTGCACCTACTGCAGCACTGGAGACCTGTATGCACTGTGGcgtgctgctgggagcttcaCCGAGGCCACGGTCCGCCTGTTTGCCGCTgagcttgtgctggtgctgg TGTACCTCCATGACCTAGGCATCATGCACAGAGATGTGAAG ATGGAGAACATCCTCCTGGATGAGAGAG GGCACCTCAAGCTCACTGACTTTGGCCTCTCACGGCACCTGCAGTGGGGTGAGCGAGCCCACACTATCTGTGGCACCCTGCAGTACATGG ccccagaggtGCTGAGCGGGGGCCCCTACAGCCATGCAGCTGATTGGTGGTCCCTGGGAGTCCTGCTATTTGCTCTGGCCAGTGGGGAG TTCCCCGTGGCACCAGCAGAGGACCATACGGCTATGCTGGAGCGTGTCAAAGAGAGCAGCTATGAGAGCCCATCCACGTTCAGTCCTGCGCTGGCCCGGCTGCTTGCCGAG CTGTTGTGCCACAACCCCCTGCGCCGCCTGCGCTACCTCCACCACTTCCAGGGCCACCCCTTCTTCCGTGGGGTAGCCTTCGACGCTGACCTGCTGCAGAAGGACCCGGTGGCAGTGGCAGTGGCCTCACGCCCCTCCGAGCAGCCCCCACTTGACCCTGCCGCCTTCGCTGACTTCGACTGCGACCTCATGGCCTCCCCGGGCCGgccctggcctggctga
- the SDF2 gene encoding stromal cell-derived factor 2, whose translation MAAGWRVPVLVLALGAAVRGGLGPVTCGSVVKLLNVRHNVRLHSHDVRYGSGSGQQSVTGVSAADDGNSYWRVRGRTAAVCERGTPVRCGQAIRLTHLGTGRNLHSHRFASPLSGNQEVSAFGEAGEGDYLDDWTVVCSGTYWVRDAEVRFQHASTDVFLSVTGEQYGRPIHGQKEVHGMAASSQNNYWKVMEGIFMQPSEVFKAEQYHAEL comes from the exons ATGGCAGCGGGGTGGCGGGTGCCGGTTCTGGTGCTGGCGCTGGGCGCGGCAGTGCGCGGCGGCCTCGGGCCCGTCACCTGCGGCTCCGTGGTGAAGCTGCTCAATGTGCGGCACAATGTCCGTCTGCACTCGCACGACGTGCGGTACGGCTCAG GCAGCGGGCAGCAGTCGGTGACCGGGGTGTCGGCGGCGGATGACGGAAACAGCTACTGGCGGGTGCGGGGCCGTACGGCGGCTGTCTGCGAGCGGGGCACGCCGGTGCGCTGCGGGCAAGCCATTCGCCTCACCCACCTGGGCACCGGCCGCAACCTCCATAGCCACCGCTTCGCCTCCCCTCTTTCCGGGAACCAG GAGGTGAGTGCATTCggggaggctggtgagggagaCTACCTGGATGACTGGACAGTGGTGTGCAGTGGGACCTACTGGGTGCGGGACGCTGAGGTGCGCTTCCAGCACGCTTCCACCGATGTCTTCCTCTCGGTGACTGGGGAGCAGTACGGGCGGCCCATCCATGGGCAGAAGGAGGTGCATGGCATGGCTGCCTCTAGCCAGAATAACTACTGGAAGGTGATGGAGGGTATCTTCATGCAGCCTAGCGAGGTCTTCAAAGCGGAGCAGTACCACGCTGAATTGTGA